In Agelaius phoeniceus isolate bAgePho1 chromosome 14, bAgePho1.hap1, whole genome shotgun sequence, a single genomic region encodes these proteins:
- the LOC129125926 gene encoding putative glutamine amidotransferase-like class 1 domain-containing protein 3B, mitochondrial, translating into MAKRVAVVLAGCGVFDGSEIHEASAVLVHLSREGAQAEVYAPNIPQMHVVDHVKGQPTAEQRNVLVESARIARGNIKDLATLDVKGLDALIIPGGFGVAKNLSTWATQGKNCSVSKEVEAVLRAFHAAHKPIGLCCISPVLAAKIFPGCEVTVGHDTECEQWPYAKTAEAMKELGCRHINSQVTEAHVDARNLLVSTSAFMCNAPIHQVHDGIGSMVREVLRLA; encoded by the exons ATGGCCAAGCGGGTGGCCGTGGTGCTGGCTGGCTGCGGGGTGTTCGACGGCAGCGAGATCCACGAGGCGTCCGCGGTGCTGGTGCATCTCAGCCGGGAGGGGGCTCAG GCTGAGGTTTATGCTCCCAACATCCCCCAGATGCATGTGGTGGACCACGTGAAGGGGCAGCCCACGGCGGAGCAGCGCAATGTCCTGGTGGAAAGTGCCAGGATAGCCAGAGGCAACATCAAGGACCTGGCTACGCTGGATGTCAAGGGGCTGGATGCCCTCATCATCCCAG GTGGCTTTGGGGTGGCAAAAAACCTGAGCACTTGGGCCACGCAGGGCAAGAACTGCAGTGTCTCCAAAGAGGTGGAGGCTGTCCTGAGGGCATTCCACGCTGCCCACAAACCCATTGGGCTGTGCTGCAtctccccagtgctggcagccaaAATCTTCCCGGGCTGTGAGGTCACCGTGGGACACGACACGGAGTGTGAGCA GTGGCCTTATGCCAAGACTGCTGAGGCCATgaaggagctgggctgcaggcacaTCAACAGCCAGGTCACTGAGGCCCACGTGGACGCCAGGAACCTCCTGGTGAGCACCAGCGCCTTCATGTGCAACGCCCCCATCCACCAGGTGCACGACGGCATCGGCAGCATGGTCAGGGAAGTGCTGCGCCTGGCCTGA